A window of Acropora muricata isolate sample 2 chromosome 3, ASM3666990v1, whole genome shotgun sequence contains these coding sequences:
- the LOC136912377 gene encoding uncharacterized protein — MLYWSETWCLRENEMAILRRTERAMVRAICGAKPMEKKRTEDLMEMFGLKERAVQMAKANEVRWYGHVLRRDDGHILRKALEFEVRGKRKPGRPKKTWKMQVENENKSVGLERKDAMNRARWRMGVREIAAGINPATPVYGDKPGSKLV; from the coding sequence ATGTTATATTGGAGTGAAACATGgtgtttgagggaaaatgagatggcaattttaagaaggaccgagagagcaatggtgagagcaaTATGTGGTGCAAAACCgatggagaaaaagagaacagaagACCTGATGGAGATGTTCGGATTGAAGGAAAGAGCGGTTCAGATGGCAAAGGCGAATGAGGTGAGATGGTACGGGCATGtgttgaggagggatgatgggcACATTCTGAGAAAAGCGTTGGAGTTTGAAGTGAGGGGCAAGAGGAAGCCAGGACGACCAAAGAAGAcgtggaagatgcaagtggagaatGAGAACAAGAGTGTTGGTTTAGAGAGaaaggacgccatgaatcgagcgagaTGGAGAatgggagttagagagattgctgctgggatAAATCCGGCCACCcccgtttacggggataaacccggatcaaaattggtttga